Genomic DNA from Aquipuribacter hungaricus:
GGTCGACCACTTCGATGGCCACCATCTCAGCGCCGGGAGCGACCACTCGTGGCTCGAAGCCGGCGATGTGCCCCCACGTGTAGGTGCGACGTCGCCCGAGGGCCCGCAGGCTCAGTCCTTCCCGCGACAGCAGCAGAGGCCTCGCATCGCGAGGATGACGCTTATCGCTACTGCCAGCGTGACAGCGGCCGCCACGGCGAACCACGCCTGAGCCGATTCTTGGAACAGTGCCAGCGCTAACGACCCGGCAAGCAGCAGCACTCCAGTGATGACCGCCGTACGTAGAGGCCGCATCAGCCTGGCGGGGAACGACACCTCGCCGGGAAGACGTTCCCCCGGCCGGGCTGAACGCAGTGGGTCGACGCGCATGGTCGGATGTTGGCACCCCGCTCGTGCGCGCAGGAACGGAGCCACGAAGGCCGCCCCACAATCACCCGTCCCGCGACCAAGCTGTGAGGCAGCAGCCTCGCCGGCACCTCGGGGGCGCGCCGGCGATCTATCGGACACCTGCGGCCAGGCGGAGGTCGCCGGCTAACGATCGCCTAAGGGAGACGAAGCAGGGCTGGCGACCGCAGGGCCGGTCCTGGCTCAGGTTGATGCCAGGGCGCGTGCTGCCTGTAGCGCCAGCAGCGCGTTGAGCATCGCGCCGGCCACTGCTAGGGCAGTGACAGCCCACCCCACGCCGGATGGCAAGAAGGCGGGGGGTTCGAGCGCGAAGCGTGTCGCTAGGAGTACGACGCCAGCAGCGGAAAGAGCCAGCCAGCCGTGCATCGCCCGGCTGCGCGCTGCGCGGAGCGCGAGGCTGCGATCAGGCTCGTCTAGAGGCAGACGGCCGCGGTTGAGCGCCTTCAGCACTCGATGGCCCACCGCGCGATCCATGCTGGGCGGCCAGTGACGAGCGAGGGTCACGATCGTGCCGACCAAACCCATGAGAGTGAGCAGGCCGGCCACCCCAAGAACGAACCCCGTCACCGTGTGGGTACCCGGCGCTTGGCTACCTTCACTGGCCGCATGCAAAGAGTGTGCCTACCCCGTCAACACGGCACGCGGCAGCTTTAGGGAGGAAGGGGCAGGTGAGCAGGACCCGGTCAACGATCCCCAGCAGGCGATCCCCAGCTGACGAGTTCCAGGTGGCTGGTGTGCGGGCTGTCGACGAGCTGGTAGCGCTGGCTGATGGCGGGTGCTGAGTAGCGTGCAAGCCATGCCCATCAAGCTCGAGAACGTGGCCATCGCCGTCCGAGACCTCGAGGCGACTATCGCCTTCTTCGCCGACCTTGGGCTGACCGTCCTGGGCCGTGATGAGGTGAGCGGTGAGTGGGCCGACACCGCGGTCGGCCTCGACGGCAACCACGCCAAGATCGCTCTTCTAGAGACGCCGGACGGCAGCGGCCGGCTAGAGCTCTTCGAGTACGTCCACCCGGACGCGATCGAGACGGAACCCACGCTGCCGAACGAGATCGGCATGCACCGCGTCGCCTTCTCGGTCGATGACCTCGAGCACAGCCTCCAGATCGCGGCACGACACGGTTGCTACCCCCTCCGCGGTGTCGCGACCTACGGGGACGTCTACAAGCTCACCTACGTCCGCGGACCCAGCGGGATCATCGTGATGCTGGCGCAAGAACTCAAGCCGAGTTGATCACCCGCGGCCCCGAACATCCGGGCCGGGGTGCGCCCAGTCGTTAAGGCCTCGACTGTCGGGACGAGGCCGACTCTTGGCTGGCGCCGCGGCAAGCCCACGAGCGTCGAGCTCGACGTCGAGGCGATCCACAGCGGGATGGTCTTGCGGGAGCGTGCAGCTGCGATTGCTGACCGACCCAGGTGTGGAGGAGGGTGGCTGCCCAGGATGGTGGGGAGGTTGCTACCTCCCGCAGCCACCCCGTCGTCACGAGGAGGCCGTGGTGGAGACGCCGCTGCTGCGGGCTTTGAACGAGCCAGCCATCTCCGCCTACGAGCGTGAGGACGTCTCTGCCCTTCCCGGTCTGCGTGCGCTCGGGGCGGTGATGGCGCTGCACGGCATCGCCCGGAACGGCGGTCTGGTCGGTGGCGCCATCGAGAACCTCTTCGTCGGCCGACGAGGGCAAGCAGTCGATGACGCCATCGATGGCTTCGTCTGGCTCGACCTGGACGACGTAGCCGAGCTCATCGC
This window encodes:
- a CDS encoding VOC family protein; protein product: MPIKLENVAIAVRDLEATIAFFADLGLTVLGRDEVSGEWADTAVGLDGNHAKIALLETPDGSGRLELFEYVHPDAIETEPTLPNEIGMHRVAFSVDDLEHSLQIAARHGCYPLRGVATYGDVYKLTYVRGPSGIIVMLAQELKPS
- a CDS encoding DMP19 family protein — protein: METPLLRALNEPAISAYEREDVSALPGLRALGAVMALHGIARNGGLVGGAIENLFVGRRGQAVDDAIDGFVWLDLDDVAELIARARDAYLLSRPTGSEDLSDDDAALWEQLDAAFFDIAPSARLEVAVTARLQAIAPELGSS